A portion of the Thalassospira sp. TSL5-1 genome contains these proteins:
- the tssB gene encoding type VI secretion system contractile sheath small subunit — MRDSSVAPKERINVKFVPATGDQKEEVELPLKMVVMGDFAGKADDTPLENRKAVEIDKNSFGNVLREMNLERTLQVDDVLRDDPDASLSLKLKFESLQDFSPDSIVEQVPELKKLADLREALTALKGPLGNLPAFRRALSEIVDDPQKRDALLAELDGSEKADASTDGNDAGDKS, encoded by the coding sequence ATGAGAGATTCTTCTGTAGCGCCTAAAGAGCGCATTAACGTTAAATTCGTACCGGCAACGGGGGACCAGAAGGAAGAAGTCGAACTGCCGCTTAAGATGGTGGTCATGGGGGACTTCGCCGGCAAGGCCGACGATACACCTCTTGAAAATCGCAAAGCGGTCGAAATCGACAAGAATTCCTTTGGCAATGTTCTGCGCGAAATGAACCTGGAGCGTACGCTTCAGGTGGATGATGTCTTGCGTGATGACCCCGATGCCTCGTTGAGCCTGAAGCTGAAATTTGAAAGCCTTCAGGACTTTTCCCCTGATTCCATTGTTGAACAGGTGCCCGAGCTTAAAAAGCTGGCCGACCTGCGCGAAGCACTGACGGCCCTTAAGGGACCGTTGGGGAACCTGCCGGCTTTCCGCCGCGCGCTAAGCGAAATCGTCGATGATCCGCAAAAACGGGACGCCCTGCTGGCCGAACTTGATGGTTCGGAGAAGGCAGACGCCTCGACCGACGGCAATGATGCCGGCGACAAAAGCTGA
- the tssC gene encoding type VI secretion system contractile sheath large subunit, translating to MNTETLDPVAQSQGHAQDSLLDQIMAKSNLVPEDDGYDVARKGVEAFIAELLAGDTSAEPVNKARVDRMIAELDRKISRQMDEILHHPEFQELESTWRSLKLLVDRTDFRENIKIELLSIRKDELLEDFELSPEVPQSGLYKHVYSAGYGQFGGEPVGAMIGMYSFNASSPDMKLLQYCASVGAMAHAPFISSVSPKFFGVDSFTELGEIKELSSLFEGPQYAKWRGLRESEDSRYVGLTAPRFLLRTPYDPLENPTKTFQYREAVEDSHENYLWGNTAVLLGERINDSFAKFRWSPNIIGPQSGGAVNDLPVHVYESFGQLEQKIPTETLITDRREFELAEEGFIALTMRKGSDNAAFFSANSIQKPKRFPNTKEGKEAETNYKLGTQLPYMFIINRLAHYIKVLQREQIGAWKERSDLERELNAWIVQYVADQENPPADVRSRRPLRAAKIEVSDVAGDPGWYRVSMAVRPHFKYMGANFELSLVGRLDKD from the coding sequence ATGAATACCGAAACACTTGATCCTGTTGCCCAAAGTCAAGGTCACGCCCAGGATTCCCTGCTTGACCAGATCATGGCGAAAAGCAATCTGGTGCCGGAAGATGACGGTTATGACGTTGCGCGTAAGGGTGTTGAAGCCTTTATCGCCGAGTTGCTGGCAGGGGATACCTCGGCCGAGCCGGTAAACAAGGCCCGCGTTGATCGCATGATTGCCGAACTGGACCGCAAGATTTCGCGCCAGATGGACGAAATTTTGCACCACCCGGAATTCCAGGAACTTGAATCAACCTGGCGCAGCCTGAAGCTTTTGGTCGATCGCACCGATTTCCGCGAAAATATCAAGATCGAGCTTCTGTCCATCCGCAAGGATGAACTGCTGGAAGATTTTGAACTGTCGCCGGAAGTGCCGCAGTCGGGCCTTTACAAACATGTTTATTCGGCTGGTTACGGCCAGTTTGGGGGGGAACCGGTCGGTGCCATGATTGGCATGTACTCGTTCAATGCCTCCTCGCCGGACATGAAGCTTTTGCAATATTGCGCATCGGTTGGCGCAATGGCGCATGCACCGTTCATTTCTTCGGTCAGCCCGAAATTCTTTGGTGTGGATTCCTTCACCGAACTCGGTGAAATCAAGGAACTGTCCTCGCTGTTTGAAGGGCCGCAATATGCCAAATGGCGTGGTCTGCGTGAGTCCGAAGATTCCCGTTATGTCGGCCTGACCGCCCCGCGGTTCCTGCTGCGGACCCCTTATGATCCGCTGGAAAACCCGACCAAGACCTTCCAGTATCGTGAAGCGGTTGAAGACAGCCACGAAAATTACCTATGGGGCAACACGGCGGTTCTGCTGGGTGAACGCATCAATGACAGCTTTGCCAAGTTCCGCTGGAGCCCGAACATCATCGGCCCGCAGTCCGGTGGTGCGGTCAATGACCTGCCGGTTCATGTTTATGAATCCTTTGGTCAGCTTGAACAGAAAATTCCGACCGAAACCCTGATTACGGACCGTCGTGAATTTGAACTGGCCGAAGAAGGCTTTATTGCGCTGACCATGCGCAAAGGGTCGGATAATGCAGCCTTTTTCTCGGCCAATTCCATCCAGAAGCCGAAACGTTTTCCGAACACCAAGGAAGGCAAGGAAGCCGAAACCAATTACAAGCTCGGCACCCAGCTTCCCTACATGTTCATCATCAACCGTCTGGCACACTACATCAAGGTGTTGCAGCGCGAACAGATCGGCGCGTGGAAAGAACGTTCCGACCTTGAACGCGAACTGAATGCCTGGATCGTCCAGTATGTTGCCGATCAGGAAAATCCGCCTGCCGATGTGCGTTCGCGTCGTCCGCTTCGTGCCGCCAAGATCGAGGTTTCGGATGTTGCCGGTGATCCGGGCTGGTACCGGGTTAGCATGGCTGTGCGTCCGCACTTCAAATATATGGGTGCGAATTTCGAGCTGTCCCTGGTTGGCCGTTTGGATAAAGACTGA
- the tssE gene encoding type VI secretion system baseplate subunit TssE — MNHPLARQHVEAVRSRSLMERIRADDLGQTSHVSDRLAARVASIKNNLLNVLNGRSGGSQSAPGFGLADFNDASVGSTDMLRIVANDIRNVIETYEPRVSNVAVRFDREQENGLELFFQISARTQIGTAREQVTIDLVLSEGRSFSLRMGR, encoded by the coding sequence ATGAATCATCCCCTGGCACGTCAACATGTTGAAGCGGTGCGGTCGCGTTCCCTGATGGAACGTATCCGTGCCGACGATCTGGGGCAGACCTCGCATGTTAGCGACAGGCTTGCCGCCCGCGTTGCGTCGATCAAGAACAATCTTTTGAACGTTCTGAATGGTCGCAGCGGCGGGTCGCAAAGTGCGCCTGGTTTTGGGCTGGCCGATTTTAACGATGCCTCGGTCGGGTCAACCGACATGCTGCGCATTGTTGCGAACGATATTCGCAATGTCATCGAAACTTACGAGCCGCGTGTCAGCAACGTGGCGGTGCGTTTTGATCGCGAACAGGAAAACGGGCTTGAACTGTTTTTCCAGATATCGGCTCGCACCCAAATCGGTACGGCCCGTGAACAGGTCACGATTGACCTGGTTCTTTCCGAAGGGCGTTCGTTTTCCTTGAGAATGGGTAGGTAG
- the tssF gene encoding type VI secretion system baseplate subunit TssF yields MSTARYFQDELDYLRNSGQDFARHFPKLTNYLSERSTDPDVERLLEGFALLTGRLREKIDDQLPEVTQSLLMLLWPNFLRPVPSMVVMQMNPREGAINESQMLPAGLEVESIPVGGTVCKFRTAYDTEILPIRVSDIHHGVSKEKSVITMQIESLAEEEIRGINLTRLRFHLGGSDYSALTLGLWLHRYLKMAKIRDIDTGNEIALGKDCVKQVGLQKSEEVLPYPDNSFVGYRLLQEFYAFPQKYYFVDLLNIPTAHLGADATRFEVVFEFERPMPPDVRIGKQSFLLHCVPAINLFEHDAEPILLDGRRTEYHIRPTRRDAGEIEVFSIDAVTGWRPSEEGHSGGISREFSRFESFMHEIERVDGRAAVYFREKVRQSLSGEKLDRLISFVREDELYQVNDGETVSVRLTCSNGATPRDLAVGDVCIPTHMIPSFVSPTNVTRPTPPRYPVVDGALQWQLISALSLNYLSLQSVEALRTILNVFDFNAKVDRQREREAVMRLEGIANISSHTIDRLFKGLPVRGMRSTIEMRESKFASEGEMYLFSTVLAEFFALYATINSFHELVVRGLEAGEEYRWTARIGNQPLI; encoded by the coding sequence GTGTCTACAGCACGTTATTTTCAGGATGAGCTGGATTATTTGCGGAATTCCGGGCAAGACTTTGCCCGGCATTTCCCCAAGCTGACAAATTACCTGTCCGAACGCAGTACCGACCCCGATGTCGAACGGTTGTTGGAGGGCTTTGCCCTCCTGACCGGGCGGCTGCGGGAAAAAATCGACGATCAGTTACCCGAAGTCACCCAGTCGCTGTTGATGTTGCTGTGGCCCAATTTTTTGCGCCCGGTCCCGTCAATGGTGGTCATGCAAATGAACCCGCGCGAAGGGGCGATTAACGAAAGCCAGATGCTGCCTGCCGGGCTGGAAGTGGAAAGCATTCCGGTTGGTGGCACGGTGTGCAAGTTCCGCACGGCTTATGATACCGAAATTCTGCCGATCCGGGTTTCTGATATTCATCATGGTGTGTCGAAGGAAAAATCCGTCATCACCATGCAGATCGAAAGCCTGGCCGAAGAGGAAATTCGCGGGATTAACCTGACACGTTTGCGGTTCCATCTTGGTGGCAGTGATTATTCCGCACTGACGCTGGGCCTGTGGCTGCATCGCTATCTTAAAATGGCGAAAATCCGTGATATTGATACGGGTAATGAAATTGCCCTGGGCAAGGATTGCGTCAAGCAGGTTGGTCTTCAAAAATCCGAAGAAGTCTTGCCTTATCCTGATAACAGCTTTGTTGGCTATCGGTTGTTACAGGAATTTTATGCCTTTCCGCAAAAGTATTACTTTGTTGATCTTTTAAATATTCCAACCGCCCATTTGGGGGCGGATGCAACACGCTTTGAAGTGGTGTTTGAATTTGAACGCCCGATGCCGCCTGACGTGCGTATCGGCAAACAAAGCTTTTTGCTGCATTGTGTGCCGGCTATCAATTTGTTTGAGCATGATGCCGAACCGATTTTGCTGGATGGTCGCCGGACCGAATATCACATCCGCCCGACCCGGCGCGATGCAGGCGAGATCGAGGTTTTTTCGATTGATGCCGTGACGGGCTGGCGCCCGTCGGAAGAAGGCCATTCGGGCGGTATTTCGCGCGAATTCAGCCGGTTTGAATCCTTCATGCACGAAATTGAACGGGTCGATGGCCGGGCGGCGGTTTATTTCCGGGAAAAGGTGCGCCAGTCGCTGTCGGGTGAAAAGCTGGACCGTCTGATTTCCTTTGTCCGTGAGGATGAGCTTTACCAGGTTAATGACGGTGAAACGGTTTCGGTGCGGCTGACCTGTTCAAACGGGGCAACCCCGCGTGATCTGGCGGTGGGGGATGTGTGCATTCCCACCCACATGATCCCGTCTTTTGTCAGCCCGACCAATGTGACACGGCCGACACCGCCACGGTACCCGGTCGTTGATGGCGCGCTGCAATGGCAGCTTATTTCGGCACTGTCGCTGAACTACCTGTCTTTGCAAAGTGTCGAGGCCCTGCGCACCATTTTGAACGTGTTTGACTTTAACGCCAAGGTGGACCGCCAGCGCGAACGCGAAGCCGTGATGCGCCTGGAAGGCATTGCCAATATTTCATCGCATACGATTGACCGTCTGTTTAAGGGCCTGCCGGTACGCGGCATGCGCTCGACGATCGAGATGCGCGAAAGCAAATTTGCCAGCGAGGGCGAGATGTATCTGTTCTCGACCGTTCTGGCCGAATTTTTTGCGCTGTATGCCACCATCAATTCGTTCCACGAACTTGTCGTGCGTGGACTGGAAGCAGGGGAGGAGTACCGATGGACGGCCCGTATCGGCAACCAGCCCCTCATATGA
- the tssG gene encoding type VI secretion system baseplate subunit TssG, which produces MDGPYRQPAPHMIDDLKANPQRYSFFRAVEILLKASGQQVEERALQTQKVEDLIFRVAPGLGFPASDVVSLRPVDEDEGNELEMTVSFLGLHGPSSPLPSHMLETAAWSAGEEGVQQAFNDFFSNRLVWLFYLIWRKYRYYVRYNAGATDQFSDWMFSLIGIGGDESRGKADVPWAKLLTYLGVVAGRVRSAEMVSGVIAHAFSLPDVSIRQLELRKVEIPQDQRARMGSVNMSLGQDFVIGRFVEDRAGKFTVVLRNLTFQRFRDFLPSGKDYARLKELVEFLLKDQLAYDIELNLQRNEVPAFKLGCPDTASLGWTTFIGNTQREGLKPVVLQARG; this is translated from the coding sequence ATGGACGGCCCGTATCGGCAACCAGCCCCTCATATGATTGATGATTTAAAGGCCAACCCGCAGCGTTATTCGTTTTTCCGTGCTGTCGAAATTTTGCTTAAGGCATCTGGCCAGCAGGTGGAAGAACGCGCCCTGCAGACGCAAAAGGTCGAAGACCTGATTTTCCGGGTCGCGCCGGGGCTGGGGTTTCCGGCATCCGATGTGGTGTCGCTGCGCCCGGTTGACGAGGATGAAGGCAACGAACTGGAAATGACGGTGTCGTTTCTGGGCTTGCACGGGCCGTCGTCGCCTTTGCCGTCGCACATGCTGGAAACCGCAGCCTGGAGTGCTGGGGAAGAAGGTGTTCAGCAGGCGTTTAACGACTTTTTCTCGAACCGGCTGGTGTGGCTGTTTTACCTGATCTGGCGGAAATATCGTTATTACGTGCGCTATAACGCCGGTGCGACAGACCAGTTTTCGGACTGGATGTTCTCGCTGATCGGGATTGGCGGTGATGAAAGCCGGGGCAAGGCCGATGTGCCCTGGGCAAAGCTTTTGACCTATCTGGGCGTTGTGGCGGGGCGGGTGCGTTCGGCAGAAATGGTGAGTGGTGTTATCGCCCATGCCTTTTCTCTGCCCGATGTATCGATCCGCCAGCTTGAACTGCGCAAGGTGGAAATTCCGCAGGACCAGCGTGCGCGCATGGGCAGTGTGAATATGTCGTTGGGCCAGGATTTTGTTATTGGCCGTTTTGTCGAGGACCGGGCAGGCAAGTTTACCGTGGTTTTGCGCAATCTGACCTTCCAGCGGTTCCGCGATTTTTTGCCCAGCGGCAAGGATTACGCCCGACTTAAGGAACTGGTGGAGTTCCTGCTTAAGGATCAGTTGGCCTACGACATTGAACTTAATCTTCAGCGCAATGAAGTCCCGGCATTCAAGCTGGGCTGCCCGGATACCGCAAGTCTGGGCTGGACAACATTTATCGGCAATACGCAGCGCGAGGGGCTGAAGCCCGTGGTGCTGCAGGCACGAGGGTAA
- the tagH gene encoding type VI secretion system-associated FHA domain protein TagH encodes MKAKFQIENVHDAVPAFPVSFVFSQRGGLIGSAPDATWQIQDSDGAIPETAARVMVTDGHFTIERVSNANIRINRAKAPIPSGRPVILSDKDEVQIENLKCTVSTGQSDYLDARPVSVHSMVGAEQGNREGLVRDSVYVEARPVEASDAARETRDDPLDVLDERRVARRQTDPLSAFSEARRSRQSDDEILLQDDVNLHRGAEPRVTNSQQDDADMHFASMPNTRIRRDRYGFEEPVQSDTGASASQASSASGTSRNTESAIDAVSVDLPHAVDHVALRPLAKSLGIHLGEMSTEQAARVLSDIGASLRAALEGLNHIYKSTSERSANFPLATMHLHALEDNPIRFSRDTDEALHAFFSKRGPVHLSAPAAMQESLDHLNSHQAATEKSIDRALDAVLAALLPRALERRFKAYDAAGVPENQEAYDAWCWRMYRAYFSELRSQRQQGLQMLFWEVFGNEYRATRRHEQMQRDLGEENERDIEQ; translated from the coding sequence ATGAAAGCAAAATTTCAAATTGAAAATGTGCATGACGCGGTACCCGCATTTCCCGTCAGTTTTGTGTTTTCACAACGGGGCGGGCTGATCGGTTCGGCACCGGATGCTACCTGGCAGATCCAGGATAGCGACGGGGCTATTCCCGAAACGGCAGCCCGCGTCATGGTTACAGACGGGCATTTCACCATCGAACGGGTATCGAACGCCAATATCCGCATTAACCGTGCCAAGGCCCCCATTCCCAGCGGGCGCCCGGTTATTTTGTCTGACAAGGACGAAGTGCAGATCGAAAATCTGAAATGCACCGTCAGCACCGGGCAAAGCGACTATCTCGATGCGCGGCCGGTCAGTGTGCATTCGATGGTGGGGGCTGAACAGGGCAACCGCGAAGGGCTGGTGCGCGACAGTGTTTATGTCGAGGCCCGGCCGGTCGAGGCATCGGACGCGGCACGCGAAACCCGCGATGACCCGCTTGATGTGCTTGATGAGCGCCGGGTTGCCCGCCGTCAGACCGACCCTCTTTCCGCCTTTTCCGAAGCCCGGCGTTCGCGCCAGAGCGATGATGAAATCCTGCTTCAGGATGACGTCAATTTGCACCGTGGTGCTGAACCCCGTGTCACCAACAGCCAACAGGATGATGCCGACATGCACTTTGCCTCGATGCCCAATACCCGTATCCGCCGGGACCGTTATGGTTTTGAAGAACCGGTTCAGTCTGATACCGGGGCATCGGCATCCCAGGCATCATCCGCATCTGGGACATCGCGCAACACCGAAAGCGCCATTGATGCCGTGTCGGTCGATCTGCCCCACGCGGTGGACCATGTTGCCCTGCGCCCGCTGGCAAAAAGCCTGGGCATCCATTTGGGTGAAATGAGCACCGAACAGGCCGCGCGTGTGCTGAGTGATATTGGTGCTTCGTTGCGCGCCGCCCTTGAGGGGTTGAACCATATTTACAAAAGTACCTCGGAAAGGTCGGCCAATTTCCCGCTTGCGACCATGCACCTGCATGCGCTGGAAGATAATCCGATCCGTTTTAGCCGCGATACCGACGAAGCCCTGCATGCCTTTTTCTCCAAGCGCGGGCCGGTGCATTTGTCGGCACCCGCAGCAATGCAGGAATCACTTGATCATTTGAATTCGCATCAGGCGGCAACGGAAAAATCGATTGACCGTGCCCTTGATGCCGTGCTGGCGGCCCTGTTGCCCCGTGCTCTTGAACGCCGGTTCAAGGCCTATGACGCAGCGGGGGTACCGGAAAACCAGGAAGCTTACGACGCCTGGTGCTGGCGGATGTACCGGGCCTATTTCTCCGAATTGCGGTCCCAGCGCCAGCAGGGTTTGCAAATGCTGTTTTGGGAAGTTTTTGGCAACGAATACCGCGCGACGCGCCGTCACGAGCAGATGCAGCGCGATCTGGGTGAAGAAAACGAAAGGGATATTGAACAATGA